One window from the genome of Acinetobacter sp. LoGeW2-3 encodes:
- a CDS encoding peptidylprolyl isomerase: MSFPQVELNTNKGRIVLELNAEKAPKTVANFLEYVRDGFYDGVIFHRVIDGFMIQGGGMDENFKEKATRDAIENEADNGLSNDVGTIAMARTQAPHSASAQFFINVKNNSFLNHTGKTAQGWGYAVFGKVVEGMDVVDAIKGVRTGNRGYHADVPLENVVIESAKIISE, encoded by the coding sequence ATGAGTTTTCCTCAAGTCGAATTAAACACCAATAAAGGTCGTATTGTTCTTGAATTAAACGCTGAAAAAGCACCTAAAACAGTGGCAAACTTCTTAGAATATGTACGTGACGGTTTTTATGACGGCGTAATTTTCCACCGCGTTATTGATGGTTTCATGATCCAAGGCGGCGGCATGGACGAAAACTTCAAAGAAAAAGCAACGCGTGACGCGATCGAAAACGAAGCTGACAACGGTCTAAGCAACGACGTTGGTACAATCGCAATGGCGCGTACTCAAGCTCCTCACTCTGCTTCTGCTCAATTCTTCATTAACGTGAAAAACAACTCTTTCCTTAACCACACTGGCAAGACTGCACAAGGTTGGGGTTATGCAGTATTTGGTAAAGTCGTTGAAGGCATGGACGTTGTTGATGCAATCAAAGGCGTTCGTACAGGTAACCGTGGCTACCACGCTGACGTTCCGCTAGAGAATGTTGTAATCGAATCTGCAAAAATCATTTCTGAATAA
- the trmA gene encoding tRNA (uridine(54)-C5)-methyltransferase TrmA, which produces MTSSYQQQLDAKVERISAQFAEYQPPALEVFESPEQYYRMRAEFRIWHTEDDLFYAMFERDENNNKKVIRIDDFPVAHTSINDLMPRLLAALKAEPILSNRLFEAHFLATLKGEMLVSMVYRCPLTAEWEAAAKVISEQLNIKIFGRSRGQKVILTDDYVVEELTVFNRKYQYKQIESSFTQPNAQVCQKMLEWACTAAEQSDANKDLLELYCGNGNFTLPLSTRFRRVLATELAKSSVYAAEWNIEQNGIENIQVARLSAEEFTQAYNGERTFRRLEEANIDISTYDFDTVFVDPPRAGIDDETLKLLQRFERIIYISCNPDTLHDNLKQLSQTHKITKFALFDQFPYTHHVESGVLLEKR; this is translated from the coding sequence ATGACCTCATCTTATCAGCAACAACTGGATGCCAAAGTTGAACGCATTAGCGCGCAATTTGCCGAATATCAACCACCTGCCCTTGAAGTATTTGAGTCGCCTGAACAGTACTATCGCATGCGTGCTGAGTTCCGGATCTGGCATACTGAAGATGACCTGTTCTACGCCATGTTTGAACGCGATGAAAACAATAATAAAAAAGTGATCCGTATTGATGATTTTCCTGTTGCACACACAAGCATCAATGACTTAATGCCACGCTTATTGGCGGCACTCAAAGCTGAGCCTATTTTATCAAATCGTCTCTTTGAAGCGCATTTTCTTGCCACTTTAAAAGGTGAAATGTTGGTATCGATGGTTTATCGTTGCCCACTGACTGCTGAATGGGAAGCCGCAGCTAAAGTCATATCAGAACAACTTAATATTAAGATTTTTGGTCGCAGTCGAGGTCAGAAAGTCATTTTAACTGATGACTATGTTGTTGAAGAATTGACTGTGTTCAATCGCAAGTATCAATATAAGCAAATTGAAAGCAGTTTTACTCAACCCAATGCGCAAGTCTGTCAAAAAATGCTGGAATGGGCATGTACGGCTGCTGAACAGTCTGATGCAAACAAGGATTTATTAGAACTATATTGTGGTAATGGTAACTTTACCCTACCACTCTCTACTCGTTTCCGTCGCGTGTTGGCGACTGAGTTAGCAAAATCTTCTGTCTATGCTGCGGAATGGAATATCGAGCAGAACGGTATTGAGAATATTCAGGTAGCACGTCTGTCTGCTGAAGAATTTACTCAAGCCTATAATGGTGAACGCACTTTCCGTCGTCTGGAAGAAGCTAACATTGATATTTCAACCTATGACTTCGATACCGTCTTTGTTGATCCCCCACGTGCCGGTATTGATGATGAAACGCTGAAGTTGCTGCAACGCTTTGAACGAATCATCTATATTTCTTGCAATCCGGACACATTGCATGACAATCTGAAACAGCTGTCTCAGACGCATAAAATTACCAAATTTGCGCTGTTCGATCAGTTCCCATATACCCACCACGTAGAGTCAGGTGTACTACTGGAAAAACGCTAA
- a CDS encoding methionine ABC transporter permease produces MSTDIVLDKNTPWAEIPAMVLPAYLETWTMVSIVMVMVIAIGGIIGVLLFNSSQRGLFPNSKLYLSLSSIVNVGRSLPFLVLMAAIIPFTKWLTGTTIGIAAAVVPMTIAGIPFFARLVEGALNDLAPEMTSVGRVSGGTNLQIIYEVQIKEALPSLVAAITLNLIAMIEYSAIAGTIGAGGIGYLAVLYGYQRFDHHIMIATIVTLIVTIQVVQFIGNQIRNRLLKHA; encoded by the coding sequence ATGTCTACAGATATCGTATTAGACAAGAACACACCATGGGCAGAAATTCCAGCCATGGTACTGCCAGCCTATCTGGAAACATGGACCATGGTCAGTATTGTCATGGTTATGGTCATTGCCATTGGCGGCATCATTGGCGTCCTGTTATTTAACAGCTCACAGCGCGGCCTGTTTCCAAATTCCAAGCTCTATCTAAGCTTGAGTTCAATCGTGAATGTCGGTCGCTCATTACCCTTTCTGGTGCTGATGGCAGCGATTATTCCATTTACCAAATGGCTAACAGGAACCACTATCGGTATTGCAGCTGCAGTTGTGCCGATGACCATTGCCGGCATTCCTTTTTTTGCCCGTCTGGTAGAAGGTGCACTCAATGACTTAGCACCCGAAATGACCTCGGTCGGACGAGTGTCTGGCGGAACCAATTTACAGATTATCTATGAGGTCCAGATCAAGGAAGCTTTACCAAGCCTGGTAGCTGCCATCACCTTAAATCTGATCGCCATGATCGAATACTCAGCCATTGCTGGAACAATTGGTGCGGGTGGTATTGGTTATTTAGCTGTGCTGTATGGCTATCAACGTTTTGATCATCACATCATGATTGCCACCATTGTGACTTTGATCGTGACCATTCAGGTCGTGCAATTCATCGGCAACCAGATCCGTAATCGACTTCTTAAACACGCTTAA
- a CDS encoding bestrophin family protein, producing the protein MIVRDKSNSFSLLFAWHGTILPKVLPALVSVILISGVLVYLSREHFFSLPAVPAIGFTIFGVILSIFMSFRNTACYDRWWEGRKLWGALIATTRHFSRDTHVLDAENRELLLYRMMLFTHLLRDRLRQQDSSIEHYLADTQFDSIAFNQIKQQVNPAQWVLEQMQKQLVGCYRSGQISDIIYNNLNQHMVELGNIQAGCDRILSTPLPFSYSVLLHRAVYSFCFILPFSLEANLGLWTPVLVALIAYLFLGLDELSAELEEPFGLQDNDLALDSIVRLVERETLSSIGREVPEPLQSRKGHLS; encoded by the coding sequence ATGATTGTCCGTGATAAAAGTAATAGTTTTAGTCTGCTGTTTGCCTGGCATGGCACTATTTTGCCCAAGGTATTGCCCGCACTTGTTTCAGTAATTTTAATTTCTGGTGTGCTGGTTTATTTAAGTCGGGAGCACTTTTTTAGCCTGCCTGCAGTTCCTGCGATTGGTTTCACCATCTTTGGTGTGATTCTTTCAATCTTTATGAGCTTTCGAAATACCGCCTGTTATGACCGCTGGTGGGAAGGACGTAAGCTTTGGGGCGCATTGATTGCTACCACGCGTCACTTTAGCCGGGATACGCATGTGCTAGATGCTGAAAACCGGGAACTCCTCTTATATCGGATGATGCTATTTACTCATTTATTACGAGATCGTCTGCGTCAGCAAGACAGTAGTATTGAGCATTACCTGGCTGATACCCAGTTTGATTCAATTGCTTTCAATCAGATTAAGCAACAGGTCAATCCTGCACAATGGGTGTTGGAACAGATGCAAAAGCAGTTGGTAGGATGCTATCGATCAGGACAAATCTCAGACATTATCTACAACAACTTGAATCAGCATATGGTAGAACTTGGAAATATTCAGGCAGGCTGTGACCGCATTCTGTCGACGCCGTTGCCATTTTCCTATTCAGTTTTATTACATCGTGCTGTTTATTCTTTCTGCTTTATTCTTCCTTTTAGTCTGGAAGCAAATTTAGGGTTATGGACGCCAGTCTTAGTGGCTTTGATTGCCTATCTGTTTTTAGGGTTGGATGAGCTCAGTGCCGAGCTGGAAGAACCTTTTGGCCTGCAGGACAATGATCTGGCTTTAGATTCGATTGTACGGCTGGTCGAGCGTGAAACTTTAAGTTCTATAGGGCGAGAAGTTCCAGAGCCTTTACAGTCCCGGAAAGGTCATCTGAGTTAA
- a CDS encoding glutamine--tRNA ligase/YqeY domain fusion protein, giving the protein MKPNDVVTSLPENPTQNKNAVDSAQQQEQQPGLDFVRQVITDDLEAGRTQQVVTRFPPEPNGYLHIGHVKAICLNFGIAQEFDGLCNLRFDDTNPDAEEQEYVDGIANDVKWLGFQWNGEPRYASSYFDQLYTWAIQLIEQGDAYVDLQSPEEIKLNRGNFVEPGKNSPQRDATVAENLERFEKMRNGEYAEGQAVLRAKIDMTSPNVHMRDQILYRILHSEHHQTGDKWKIYPMYDYAHPLSDAIEGVTHSLCTLEFQDHRPFYDWVIEKVKSPAVPRQYESSRLNVDYTITSKRKLRKLVEGGYVNGWDDPRMPTVVGMRRRGFTPEGLRDFCKRVGVTKVDGSIVDVSMLEYCIRQSLENTAARGMAVLNPLKVTLTNLPAEMDLTHSRHPNVDMGERIIPLTSEIYIDRKDFEEEPPKGFKRLIPGGEVRLRHAYVIKCDEVIKDENGEVVELKCSIDPETLGKNPEGRKVKGVVHWVSATKGVPAEVRIYDRLFTESDPETGDDFLANLNPESLQVVQAVIEPALAAAKPEDRFQFEREGYFVADQYDHSSDKPVFNRILDLKDSFKPGK; this is encoded by the coding sequence ATGAAGCCAAATGATGTTGTTACATCTCTGCCCGAGAACCCGACCCAAAACAAGAATGCAGTCGATTCAGCGCAGCAGCAGGAGCAACAACCGGGCTTAGATTTTGTGCGCCAGGTCATCACTGATGATCTAGAAGCAGGCCGTACTCAACAAGTGGTGACACGTTTTCCACCTGAGCCAAATGGTTACCTGCATATCGGACACGTAAAAGCGATCTGTCTGAACTTTGGTATTGCCCAAGAATTCGATGGTTTGTGTAACCTTCGTTTTGACGATACCAACCCAGATGCTGAAGAACAAGAATATGTTGATGGTATTGCTAATGATGTGAAATGGTTAGGTTTCCAATGGAATGGAGAGCCTCGTTATGCATCGAGCTATTTCGATCAACTTTATACATGGGCGATTCAACTGATTGAACAGGGTGATGCTTATGTGGACTTACAGTCTCCAGAGGAAATCAAGTTAAACCGCGGTAACTTTGTAGAGCCAGGCAAAAACTCACCACAACGTGATGCAACAGTTGCTGAAAACCTTGAGCGTTTTGAAAAAATGCGCAATGGTGAATATGCAGAAGGTCAGGCCGTACTACGTGCCAAGATTGACATGACATCTCCAAACGTACATATGCGTGACCAGATTCTGTATCGTATCCTGCATTCTGAACACCATCAGACTGGCGATAAGTGGAAAATCTATCCAATGTACGACTATGCGCATCCATTATCAGATGCTATTGAAGGAGTAACACATTCTTTATGTACACTGGAATTCCAGGATCACCGTCCATTCTATGACTGGGTGATTGAGAAAGTTAAGTCGCCAGCGGTTCCACGTCAGTACGAATCAAGCCGTTTGAATGTCGACTACACCATTACCTCTAAGCGTAAGCTGCGTAAGCTTGTTGAAGGTGGATATGTTAATGGTTGGGATGACCCACGTATGCCAACTGTTGTCGGTATGCGCCGTCGTGGTTTCACGCCTGAAGGTCTGCGTGACTTCTGTAAGCGTGTAGGTGTGACGAAAGTAGATGGCAGTATCGTTGATGTTTCAATGCTTGAATACTGCATCCGTCAGTCTTTGGAAAATACTGCTGCACGTGGTATGGCAGTATTGAATCCATTGAAAGTGACGTTGACTAATCTGCCAGCTGAGATGGATTTGACCCATTCTCGTCATCCGAATGTGGATATGGGCGAGCGTATCATTCCATTAACATCTGAAATCTACATCGACCGTAAAGACTTTGAAGAAGAGCCACCTAAAGGCTTTAAACGTCTGATTCCGGGTGGTGAAGTTCGTCTGCGTCATGCTTACGTGATCAAGTGCGACGAAGTGATTAAAGACGAAAATGGCGAAGTAGTTGAACTAAAATGTTCAATCGATCCAGAGACTTTAGGCAAAAACCCTGAAGGCCGTAAAGTAAAAGGTGTAGTGCACTGGGTGTCTGCAACTAAAGGTGTTCCTGCAGAAGTTCGTATTTACGACCGTCTGTTCACTGAATCAGATCCTGAAACTGGTGATGACTTCCTGGCGAACCTCAACCCTGAATCACTACAAGTGGTACAAGCGGTCATTGAGCCAGCACTTGCTGCAGCAAAACCGGAAGATCGCTTCCAGTTTGAACGTGAAGGTTACTTCGTGGCAGATCAATATGATCATTCAAGCGACAAACCAGTGTTTAACCGTATTCTGGATCTGAAAGACAGCTTTAAGCCAGGTAAATAA
- a CDS encoding methionine ABC transporter ATP-binding protein gives MFEIRNLYKSYPLKDGTEAQVLKNINIQIAKAKITAIVGPSGSGKSTLSKCLSLLEQPSSGDLILDGIHLNQLNAEELRQQRQKIGLVFQSSALLQRRTAAENIALPLQFLGVVDHQIEERVNYLLKNVGLADRANHYPSQLSGGQQQRVGIARALALQPNIVIADEATSGLDPDSTTSILKLLTELRDQLGLSVVLITHEMDVVRRIADEVTVLSHGEIQEQGSVIELILDPASSIGQKLLPIELPEQLPKDHQLLQCTYSSLHDTPLNWLSQLAADLGLVFDVHASVVENVNNYTVGKVILSLHQDIFQQYQQQLQTYLDQWQIQYQYLNATTSKQQQQAA, from the coding sequence ATGTTTGAAATCCGTAATCTTTACAAAAGCTATCCGCTGAAGGATGGCACAGAAGCTCAAGTCTTAAAAAATATTAATATCCAAATTGCCAAAGCAAAAATCACGGCAATTGTTGGTCCAAGTGGCTCTGGTAAATCCACGCTTTCAAAATGTCTGAGCCTGCTGGAACAGCCTAGTTCAGGTGATCTGATTTTGGATGGCATTCACCTGAATCAGCTAAATGCAGAAGAATTACGTCAACAACGCCAGAAAATTGGTCTGGTGTTCCAGTCCTCTGCCCTGTTGCAACGCCGTACTGCTGCTGAAAACATTGCCTTGCCGCTGCAATTCCTTGGCGTGGTCGATCATCAGATCGAAGAACGGGTGAATTATTTATTAAAAAATGTCGGTCTTGCAGACCGTGCCAACCATTATCCCTCACAATTATCAGGTGGTCAGCAACAACGCGTCGGTATCGCCCGTGCTTTGGCATTACAACCCAATATTGTGATTGCTGATGAAGCAACATCTGGACTGGATCCCGACAGTACAACATCTATTCTCAAGCTATTAACTGAACTACGTGATCAGCTAGGCCTTTCAGTAGTACTGATTACCCATGAAATGGATGTGGTTCGTCGTATTGCGGATGAAGTAACCGTGCTTTCACATGGTGAGATTCAGGAACAAGGTTCAGTCATCGAACTGATTCTAGATCCCGCGTCCAGCATTGGTCAAAAACTATTGCCAATTGAGCTACCAGAACAGCTTCCCAAAGATCACCAGTTGCTACAGTGCACTTATTCTTCATTACACGACACACCACTGAACTGGTTAAGCCAACTGGCTGCAGATTTAGGACTGGTATTCGATGTCCATGCTTCTGTCGTGGAAAATGTAAATAACTATACGGTTGGCAAAGTCATTCTTAGTCTGCACCAAGATATTTTCCAGCAGTACCAGCAACAGCTTCAAACCTATTTGGATCAATGGCAGATCCAGTATCAATATCTAAATGCCACTACATCCAAACAACAGCAACAAGCCGCATAA
- a CDS encoding lecithin retinol acyltransferase family protein translates to MQQTQRFPLGAHLMVKHFGYTHHGIYAGRGRVIHYSGFAHLFKKHPIEITSIDKFSHGKPILVQQYAHTKYKGRKVVRRMRSRMHENNYHLIINNCEHLCTWAITGVESSPQVTRMMNRLTTIGYISSMMSFMNSMFLTLTTTSFALALYIKKKLHDKANMRMQQYRELKEQFQEHTDLTNLKKR, encoded by the coding sequence ATGCAACAGACTCAACGTTTTCCCTTAGGTGCCCACCTTATGGTCAAACATTTCGGCTATACCCATCATGGTATTTACGCCGGACGAGGTCGTGTAATCCATTATTCAGGTTTTGCGCACTTATTTAAGAAGCATCCCATTGAAATTACCTCAATTGATAAGTTTAGTCATGGCAAGCCAATTCTGGTTCAGCAATATGCGCATACCAAATATAAAGGCCGTAAAGTCGTGCGTCGTATGCGCTCACGCATGCATGAAAATAACTATCATCTGATTATCAATAACTGTGAACATCTATGTACCTGGGCGATTACTGGCGTGGAAAGCAGTCCACAAGTCACCCGCATGATGAATCGTCTGACTACCATTGGTTATATCAGTTCGATGATGAGCTTTATGAACAGCATGTTCCTGACGCTTACCACCACCAGCTTTGCCCTTGCCCTCTATATCAAGAAAAAGTTACATGACAAAGCCAATATGCGCATGCAGCAATACCGTGAGCTCAAGGAACAGTTCCAGGAACATACAGATCTAACTAACCTGAAAAAGCGCTAA
- a CDS encoding LLM class flavin-dependent oxidoreductase: MTKQIRFNAFEMNCITHQSPGLWRHPLDRSTEYKDLEYWTDLAKILEKGKFDGIFIADVLGIYDVYHGSAEHALTGAVQVPVNDPLQIVPAMAAVTKHLGFGVTTSISFEHPYPFARRMSTLDHLTKGRAGWNIVTSYLESGSKNLGLKTQVSHDNRYDIADEYLEVLYKLWEGSWEDDAVLRDKERGIFADHTKVHPINHEGQYFSVPGIHICEPSPQRTPVLYQAGASKRGQKFASQNAECVFISAPTQIAVKKLAEGVRHNLVQEGKDPNSVLIYTMLAIVVDETDEKAQAKFREYQQYGSYDGGLTLASGWSGVDFSQFKPTDKVEYIQTNAIQSMLESYVQADPNKIWTIEEVAKWTSVGGNGPVIVGSPSTVADKLQEWIEVTGIDGFNLAYILAHKSFEDIVEYVIPELQRRGVYQTEYREGTLREKLFGQGPRLPDTHRAAQYRYKASQAESVQTAELIAEVV, translated from the coding sequence ATGACCAAACAAATCCGATTCAATGCCTTTGAAATGAACTGTATCACCCACCAATCACCGGGCTTATGGCGTCATCCCCTGGATCGATCCACAGAATATAAAGATCTAGAATACTGGACAGATCTGGCGAAAATTCTGGAAAAAGGCAAATTTGACGGTATTTTTATTGCCGATGTATTGGGCATTTATGATGTGTATCATGGTTCAGCTGAGCATGCCTTGACCGGTGCAGTACAGGTTCCAGTCAATGATCCACTACAAATCGTGCCTGCTATGGCAGCCGTGACCAAGCATCTGGGATTTGGCGTCACTACTTCCATTTCTTTTGAACATCCCTATCCATTTGCTCGTCGCATGAGTACGCTGGATCACCTAACCAAAGGTCGTGCTGGCTGGAATATCGTGACTTCCTATCTGGAAAGCGGTTCAAAAAACCTCGGCCTCAAAACTCAGGTCAGCCATGACAATCGTTATGACATCGCCGATGAATATCTGGAAGTGCTATATAAACTTTGGGAAGGTTCATGGGAAGATGATGCTGTGTTACGTGATAAAGAGCGCGGCATCTTTGCGGATCACACCAAAGTGCATCCAATCAATCACGAAGGCCAATACTTTAGCGTACCGGGGATTCATATTTGTGAGCCATCGCCACAACGTACCCCTGTGTTATATCAGGCTGGCGCATCAAAACGTGGTCAGAAGTTTGCCAGCCAGAATGCGGAGTGTGTCTTTATCTCAGCACCGACCCAGATTGCTGTGAAAAAACTGGCAGAAGGTGTACGTCATAATCTGGTTCAGGAAGGTAAAGATCCAAACTCTGTGCTGATCTACACCATGCTGGCTATCGTGGTGGATGAAACCGATGAAAAAGCGCAGGCGAAGTTCCGTGAATATCAGCAATATGGCAGCTATGATGGTGGACTAACCCTGGCTTCGGGCTGGTCAGGCGTTGACTTTTCTCAGTTCAAACCAACGGATAAAGTGGAATACATCCAGACCAATGCGATTCAATCCATGCTGGAATCTTATGTCCAAGCTGATCCCAACAAGATCTGGACCATTGAGGAAGTAGCGAAATGGACCAGCGTGGGCGGCAATGGACCAGTGATCGTTGGTTCACCAAGCACTGTAGCCGATAAACTTCAGGAATGGATTGAAGTCACTGGGATTGATGGCTTTAACCTGGCTTATATCCTGGCGCATAAGAGCTTTGAAGACATCGTGGAATACGTGATTCCAGAACTACAACGTCGTGGTGTTTACCAAACTGAATACCGTGAAGGGACACTACGTGAAAAACTGTTTGGTCAAGGTCCACGCCTGCCAGATACTCACCGTGCAGCGCAATACCGTTATAAAGCGAGTCAAGCTGAATCTGTACAAACAGCTGAGCTGATTGCTGAAGTGGTTTAA
- a CDS encoding UDP-2,3-diacylglucosamine diphosphatase, whose protein sequence is MTHLFIADLHLSPDHPRLVRGFLDLLDAYKDKNTQLYILGDWFNAWIGDDYTAPWLDEIVEHLKQFTKVGNQVYFLVGNRDFALGQDFLKQFSGQLLPDVQMLNIAGQKIRIEHGDALCTDDVSYQRFRKIIRQPWLVGFLRKMPLSFRARLAQGFRKKSHEAQQFKSYEVMDVNQDAVKTVLKDVDLLIHGHTHRANIHDVDGKKRIVLGDWKEDTAQILELGNDPEQKIQLKTWHY, encoded by the coding sequence GTGACCCATTTGTTTATCGCTGATTTACATTTGTCACCTGATCACCCTCGACTCGTTCGGGGGTTTTTAGATTTATTAGATGCTTATAAAGATAAGAATACTCAACTGTATATACTCGGTGATTGGTTTAATGCCTGGATTGGTGATGACTATACCGCCCCTTGGTTAGATGAAATTGTCGAGCATTTAAAACAGTTCACGAAAGTGGGTAATCAGGTTTATTTTCTGGTTGGTAACCGTGATTTTGCTCTGGGTCAAGATTTTCTGAAGCAGTTTTCTGGACAACTGTTACCCGATGTTCAGATGCTCAATATAGCTGGTCAAAAGATTCGTATAGAACATGGCGATGCGCTGTGTACTGATGATGTCAGTTACCAAAGATTCCGTAAAATTATCCGTCAACCTTGGCTTGTTGGCTTCTTAAGAAAAATGCCTCTTTCCTTCCGTGCTCGACTGGCGCAAGGCTTCCGTAAGAAAAGCCATGAAGCGCAGCAGTTCAAAAGCTATGAAGTCATGGATGTAAATCAAGACGCGGTTAAAACTGTTCTGAAAGATGTAGATCTTCTTATTCATGGTCATACCCATCGTGCCAACATTCATGATGTGGATGGCAAGAAGCGGATTGTATTAGGTGATTGGAAAGAAGATACAGCGCAGATTCTGGAATTAGGTAATGATCCTGAACAGAAGATTCAGCTAAAGACTTGGCATTATTAA
- a CDS encoding MetQ/NlpA family ABC transporter substrate-binding protein: MSQTQFEIKKKSKLPWIIGLIVVVVITGVLMSKKQSSASQAKAESNVLKVHYEPTMIGEKSLIEYANTHIAPDYGIQLEAVGVQDPVQANRAVNDGEFDGTIYQHQWWLKQVSEANGFKLVPTTEIYQWAFGIYSDRYKQVQDLPKGATFAVPNDLANQAQALWLLQREGFIELDSAIEPRTAKLKDIKKNPHEFKFIEIELLSMARTLDSVDAAIGYVAQFDAGKVPRSKGILFPAAPRTFASRLVVAENRQNEANIQKLQQVFADPRVEEYLKTTDDLNVKGILTPVSKD, from the coding sequence ATGAGTCAAACTCAATTTGAAATCAAGAAAAAATCTAAACTACCCTGGATTATAGGCCTGATCGTGGTGGTCGTCATCACAGGCGTATTAATGAGTAAAAAGCAGTCGTCAGCATCACAAGCCAAAGCTGAAAGCAATGTCCTGAAAGTGCACTATGAACCCACCATGATTGGAGAAAAAAGTTTGATTGAGTATGCTAATACGCATATTGCCCCAGACTATGGTATCCAACTCGAAGCCGTAGGGGTACAAGATCCGGTACAAGCCAACCGTGCTGTGAATGATGGTGAATTTGATGGCACCATTTATCAACACCAGTGGTGGCTTAAACAGGTATCCGAAGCAAATGGTTTTAAACTGGTTCCAACTACAGAAATCTACCAGTGGGCATTCGGTATTTACTCAGATCGCTATAAACAGGTTCAGGATCTACCTAAAGGAGCAACTTTTGCTGTACCAAATGACTTGGCCAATCAGGCCCAAGCGTTATGGTTATTACAGCGTGAAGGTTTTATTGAGCTTGATTCAGCCATTGAACCACGTACTGCCAAGTTGAAAGACATCAAGAAGAATCCACATGAATTCAAGTTTATCGAAATCGAACTTCTGTCGATGGCACGTACGCTAGATTCAGTCGATGCTGCTATTGGTTATGTGGCTCAGTTTGATGCAGGTAAAGTTCCACGTAGCAAAGGTATTTTATTCCCTGCTGCCCCACGTACTTTTGCTAGTCGCTTGGTCGTTGCTGAAAATCGTCAAAATGAAGCAAATATTCAGAAACTGCAACAAGTATTCGCTGATCCTCGCGTTGAAGAATATTTAAAAACCACAGATGATTTAAATGTTAAAGGTATTTTAACTCCGGTCTCTAAAGATTAA
- the hpaI gene encoding 4-hydroxy-2-oxoheptanedioate aldolase yields the protein MQYTNYFKRKLKTGQQIGLWVGLADAYGTEIAANAGYDWLLIDGEHAPSDLRTTLSQLQSIAAYPSQAVVRPPIGSVQLIKQLLDIGAQSLLIPMVETVEQAELMVKAVRYPPEGIRGVGAALARATRWNSIPNYYQTAHEDICLLIQIESVKGLENLDDILKIDGIDGVFIGAVDLSATMGYEGNPNHPEVQKAVMDAIQRIRAAGKAAGILSTQHEATQKYLDLGTEFVAVGVDTSVLMNSLRELLSKYKQGTEVVKSEGGY from the coding sequence ATGCAATACACCAATTACTTCAAAAGAAAACTCAAGACCGGACAGCAAATTGGGCTTTGGGTCGGTCTGGCAGATGCTTACGGTACAGAAATTGCCGCCAATGCCGGTTATGACTGGTTGCTGATTGATGGTGAACATGCTCCAAGTGATTTAAGAACCACCTTGTCGCAATTACAGAGTATTGCTGCTTATCCATCGCAGGCGGTGGTGCGTCCACCGATTGGCAGTGTGCAGCTCATCAAGCAGCTCTTGGATATTGGTGCACAAAGTCTATTGATTCCAATGGTGGAAACAGTCGAGCAAGCTGAACTGATGGTGAAAGCAGTTCGTTATCCACCGGAAGGAATTCGGGGAGTCGGCGCTGCATTAGCACGTGCGACACGCTGGAATAGCATTCCAAACTATTATCAAACTGCCCATGAAGATATCTGCCTGTTAATTCAGATTGAATCGGTAAAAGGTTTGGAAAATCTGGATGACATCCTAAAAATTGACGGTATTGATGGTGTCTTTATTGGCGCGGTCGATCTATCTGCAACCATGGGTTATGAAGGTAATCCAAATCATCCAGAAGTTCAAAAAGCAGTCATGGATGCGATTCAGCGGATTCGTGCTGCTGGTAAAGCTGCAGGGATTTTGTCAACTCAACATGAAGCTACTCAGAAATATCTTGATCTCGGTACTGAGTTTGTTGCAGTCGGTGTAGATACCAGTGTCCTGATGAACTCTTTACGTGAACTGCTGTCTAAATATAAGCAAGGTACTGAAGTGGTGAAATCCGAAGGTGGTTATTAA